The following are from one region of the Cytobacillus firmus genome:
- a CDS encoding beta-propeller domain-containing protein produces MKNKWLFLGCITLFLIILVSISFFNRLKIVSTLAGTNEELVVLNNKVWDITFSKELNPDSVNNASVYILNEKGEKEQVRTSLKNNNKSIEIQPPEEGYNLHSPHYTLVITNDIKTKKGQNLNKSVKTAFKVINTLPAIGSRKKLNSYFSKMLKEERTFFSGRDMAVSEESSSAKSSEDSAGTDFSGTNVQVTGIDEADLIKTDGTHIYKISENKVQIIKAVPADKMELESQLTFNGDFSPYQLFIEGSQLIVLGHSYKDVPEHIGKASAEKMIAPAFQSTKSFVYNIEHKQKPKKVREADIEGSLLASRLMDGKVYLITSYHPDYWILERNENADLRPRYYDTAESKEQQIVDYNEIKYFPGSQNANYTNIAVLDLKDVSKPLAVTSYLGSGNEFYMSKNNLYLAATQYSNEIIANRQMPHPDTSIYKFNIKDGKVEFQTSAEIKGTVLNQFSMDEYNGNFRVVTTKGEAWDERTPSSNNLYILDKNFKQIGKLEDLAKGERIYSARFMNDRIYMVTFKETDPLFVIDGSNPENPFVLGELKIPGFSNYLHPLDENHLIGFGYDTKISGGKEAASQPVITTDGVKISLFDVSDTSNPVEKDTEIIGGRGTHSTLNYDHKALFVDKKRNLYGFPISIYRNKEGSQFESIFDFQGALVYKITVQNGIELQSEITHQTEKAIYEEWEDTIERLIYIGDYIYSISPQKVDAYHTDGFQKAGELNLN; encoded by the coding sequence ATGAAAAATAAATGGCTTTTTCTTGGGTGTATCACATTATTCCTTATCATCCTTGTGTCTATATCATTCTTTAACAGATTAAAAATTGTGAGTACTCTGGCAGGAACTAATGAAGAATTAGTTGTTTTAAACAATAAAGTGTGGGATATTACATTCTCAAAAGAACTTAATCCGGATAGTGTTAACAATGCCTCTGTTTATATTCTGAATGAGAAGGGAGAAAAAGAGCAGGTAAGAACCTCTCTGAAAAACAATAATAAATCCATTGAAATTCAGCCGCCCGAGGAAGGATATAATCTGCATTCACCTCACTATACATTGGTGATCACCAATGATATTAAAACAAAGAAAGGACAAAATCTGAATAAATCAGTAAAAACAGCCTTTAAAGTTATTAATACATTGCCGGCAATCGGCTCAAGAAAAAAATTGAACAGTTATTTTTCAAAAATGCTTAAGGAAGAAAGGACTTTCTTTTCCGGAAGGGATATGGCGGTGAGCGAGGAGAGCAGCAGCGCAAAAAGCTCAGAAGATTCTGCAGGGACAGATTTTTCGGGGACGAATGTGCAGGTTACGGGTATTGATGAAGCCGATCTGATCAAAACAGATGGAACGCACATATATAAAATCTCCGAAAATAAAGTCCAGATTATCAAGGCAGTTCCGGCAGATAAAATGGAGCTGGAATCCCAGTTAACTTTTAATGGAGACTTTTCTCCCTATCAGTTATTTATAGAAGGCAGCCAATTAATCGTTTTGGGCCACAGTTATAAAGATGTACCTGAACACATTGGTAAGGCTTCTGCAGAAAAAATGATTGCACCTGCATTCCAATCCACAAAATCATTTGTTTATAATATCGAACATAAACAAAAACCAAAAAAAGTGAGAGAGGCAGACATTGAGGGAAGTCTGCTTGCTTCGAGGCTAATGGATGGAAAAGTATATTTAATTACAAGTTATCATCCCGACTATTGGATACTGGAAAGAAATGAAAATGCCGACCTGCGTCCCCGTTATTACGATACTGCCGAGAGTAAAGAGCAGCAAATCGTTGATTACAATGAAATAAAGTATTTTCCAGGTTCTCAAAATGCAAATTATACGAATATAGCTGTATTAGATTTAAAAGACGTCAGTAAACCATTAGCAGTCACAAGCTACTTAGGCAGCGGAAATGAATTTTATATGTCCAAAAATAATTTATACCTGGCAGCCACTCAATACAGTAATGAAATCATCGCCAACAGACAGATGCCACATCCGGATACGAGCATCTATAAGTTCAATATTAAAGACGGGAAAGTAGAATTCCAGACATCTGCGGAAATAAAAGGCACCGTTTTAAATCAGTTTTCTATGGATGAGTATAATGGGAACTTCAGAGTCGTGACAACCAAGGGGGAAGCCTGGGATGAACGAACTCCTTCATCCAATAACCTTTACATTTTGGATAAAAACTTTAAACAGATTGGTAAGCTTGAAGACCTGGCAAAAGGGGAGAGGATTTACTCTGCAAGGTTTATGAATGACCGGATTTATATGGTTACTTTTAAGGAAACCGATCCTCTCTTTGTTATTGATGGCTCAAATCCGGAAAACCCTTTTGTTCTCGGCGAATTAAAAATACCCGGCTTCAGCAATTACCTGCATCCTTTGGATGAAAATCATCTCATTGGCTTTGGTTATGATACAAAGATTAGTGGAGGCAAAGAAGCTGCCAGCCAGCCTGTTATTACAACGGACGGTGTTAAAATATCTTTATTCGATGTAAGTGATACAAGTAATCCTGTTGAAAAGGATACAGAAATAATCGGAGGCCGCGGCACCCACTCGACTTTAAACTACGACCATAAAGCGCTTTTCGTTGATAAAAAGAGGAATCTATATGGATTCCCCATTTCAATCTACCGGAATAAAGAAGGAAGCCAGTTTGAATCCATATTCGACTTCCAGGGTGCGTTAGTATACAAAATTACTGTCCAAAACGGAATAGAGCTTCAAAGTGAAATTACCCATCAGACAGAAAAAGCAATCTATGAAGAATGGGAAGATACAATCGAGAGGCTTATCTATATCGGTGATTACATTTATAGCATTTCACCTCAAAAAGTGGATGCCTATCATACAGATGGGTTTCAAAAAGCTGGAGAATTAAATTTAAATTAA
- a CDS encoding DUF3231 family protein translates to MNGSSIPKLISSEMAMLWNTYIADTAAVCCIKHYIKTNEDPDVLPVLNYALTIAEDHIDEISSLFTAEEFPIPDGFNEQDLHIDAPKLFSDITYLRFMHHLGRTGLNAYSLAKSVSAREDVRSMFKKYYEQTEKLFDMAAEAMQEKGIFIRSPYIEYPKQVKYVSDHSFLGGIAGKKRQLLAIEIAHLGTNIELSNIAKTMLLAFSQVAKEKMISNYFKKGYDMSLEHVEYFLNVLKNDDVAYPSTWDGSITDSTVSPFSDKLMMFLIASITAVGVMDFGIAIGASIRKDLAIQYAKMMIKVGSFADDGAKMMIDNGWLENPPQSLDRDELRKK, encoded by the coding sequence ATGAACGGCAGCAGTATTCCTAAATTGATATCGTCCGAAATGGCCATGCTCTGGAATACCTATATAGCAGATACAGCAGCAGTCTGCTGTATAAAGCACTATATAAAAACAAATGAAGACCCGGATGTCCTGCCGGTATTGAACTATGCATTGACTATCGCAGAGGATCACATAGACGAAATTTCCTCACTCTTTACTGCAGAGGAATTTCCCATACCCGATGGATTCAATGAGCAAGATTTGCACATTGACGCTCCCAAGTTATTTTCAGACATAACCTATTTAAGATTTATGCATCATTTAGGCAGAACCGGATTGAATGCCTATTCCCTTGCTAAATCAGTTTCTGCCCGAGAAGACGTTCGCAGCATGTTTAAGAAATACTATGAACAAACCGAAAAACTCTTTGATATGGCAGCTGAGGCTATGCAGGAAAAAGGAATCTTCATTCGATCACCCTATATTGAATATCCTAAACAGGTAAAGTATGTATCAGACCATAGCTTCCTTGGCGGGATTGCAGGGAAAAAACGTCAGCTGCTGGCTATCGAAATTGCCCATCTGGGCACCAATATCGAGTTATCCAATATTGCCAAAACCATGCTTCTAGCATTCAGCCAGGTAGCTAAGGAAAAAATGATAAGCAATTATTTCAAAAAAGGCTATGACATGAGCCTGGAGCATGTTGAATATTTTCTCAATGTCTTAAAAAATGACGATGTAGCCTATCCAAGCACATGGGATGGGTCCATTACAGACTCAACGGTCTCACCTTTTTCGGATAAATTAATGATGTTTCTGATCGCCAGTATAACTGCTGTCGGGGTAATGGACTTTGGAATAGCAATCGGTGCAAGCATTAGAAAAGATTTGGCTATCCAGTATGCTAAAATGATGATCAAAGTCGGCAGTTTTGCAGACGACGGAGCAAAAATGATGATTGACAACGGCTGGCTGGAAAATCCCCCTCAATCACTTGATAGAGATGAACTCAGAAAAAAATAG
- a CDS encoding aldo/keto reductase, with protein sequence MENLHSAVSLHNGVKMPWLGLGVFKVKDGDEVVHSVKSALKAGYKSIDTAAVYGNEEGVGQAIKEAGVPREELFITTKVWNSDQGYDSTITAFETSLEKLGLDYIDLYLIHWPVRGKYKETWKALETLYKENKVKAIGVSNFQIHHLEDLMKDAEIKPMVNQVELHPLLSQSELRDFCRNQEIQIEAWSPLAQGELLENAALKEIAQKHGKSVAQVILRWDLQNGIVTIPKSVKEHRIIENAEVFDFELSSEDMDKISSLNENRRVGPDPDNFDF encoded by the coding sequence ATGGAAAATTTACATTCAGCTGTATCATTACATAACGGTGTCAAAATGCCTTGGCTTGGTCTTGGTGTTTTTAAAGTTAAGGACGGGGACGAAGTTGTCCATTCAGTTAAATCTGCCCTGAAAGCAGGCTATAAAAGCATTGACACGGCCGCGGTCTATGGGAACGAAGAGGGTGTAGGCCAGGCAATTAAGGAAGCAGGCGTACCTCGTGAAGAATTATTTATTACCACGAAAGTCTGGAATTCTGATCAGGGTTATGACTCAACAATCACTGCATTTGAAACCAGCCTTGAAAAACTTGGTCTCGATTATATTGACCTTTACCTGATTCACTGGCCTGTGAGAGGGAAATATAAAGAAACATGGAAAGCACTCGAAACTCTTTATAAAGAGAATAAAGTAAAAGCCATTGGTGTGAGCAACTTCCAGATTCATCACCTGGAAGATCTCATGAAGGATGCCGAGATAAAGCCGATGGTCAATCAGGTGGAGCTTCATCCTTTACTCAGCCAGTCTGAGCTTAGAGACTTCTGCAGAAATCAGGAAATTCAGATAGAAGCATGGTCACCGCTTGCACAGGGAGAGCTTCTTGAAAACGCAGCATTGAAGGAAATTGCCCAAAAGCACGGCAAATCGGTTGCACAGGTTATCTTAAGATGGGATCTTCAGAACGGAATTGTTACTATTCCAAAGTCAGTAAAAGAACATCGCATCATTGAAAATGCCGAGGTATTTGACTTTGAACTTTCTTCAGAAGATATGGACAAAATCAGCAGCTTAAATGAAAACAGACGAGTAGGTCCGGACCCTGACAACTTCGATTTTTAA
- a CDS encoding DUF3889 domain-containing protein, with protein sequence MKKLIISLMVMMFITEYIPISTFAGEVYAEKPEPAYAKWGRLAMETAKEKYPRAKILDYLHIGREKRQTTDIERFKLWVEDGGKEFGLYIDIEFDSKTDRVVRINMRKSAN encoded by the coding sequence ATGAAGAAATTAATAATCAGTCTTATGGTAATGATGTTCATAACCGAATACATTCCCATCTCGACATTCGCCGGAGAAGTGTATGCAGAGAAACCGGAACCAGCCTATGCGAAGTGGGGCAGACTTGCTATGGAAACAGCAAAAGAGAAATACCCCAGGGCTAAAATCCTTGACTACCTGCATATCGGAAGAGAAAAAAGACAAACCACAGATATCGAAAGGTTTAAGCTATGGGTAGAGGATGGCGGCAAAGAATTCGGTTTATACATTGATATTGAATTTGATTCAAAAACGGACAGAGTTGTCAGGATCAATATGAGGAAATCAGCTAATTAG
- a CDS encoding HAD hydrolase-like protein, with the protein MNVLWDLDGTILDTWPTLVQSFIRISGKKLDPDEVLKPLKNGTAYQKFDVPPEKIADFRQMEATFMHDEKPLFPYVRGILERNNVNVLVTHRNRQSTEELLEHWKLTSYFEEVICPEFDGFSLKPHPESYEYLHRRYHIDLAIGDQDTDLMPARQIGISTCAFRSNNPYADFSIDCYSKFEVAIK; encoded by the coding sequence ATGAATGTTCTCTGGGATTTAGATGGCACGATTCTGGATACTTGGCCCACTTTGGTTCAGTCTTTTATTCGCATATCCGGCAAAAAGCTGGATCCTGACGAAGTGCTCAAGCCCCTGAAAAACGGGACAGCCTATCAGAAATTTGATGTTCCTCCAGAAAAAATTGCTGACTTCCGTCAAATGGAAGCCACTTTTATGCATGATGAAAAGCCATTGTTTCCATATGTAAGGGGAATATTAGAGCGAAATAATGTTAACGTGCTTGTCACCCACCGTAACCGGCAATCAACGGAGGAACTGCTGGAGCATTGGAAACTTACTTCCTATTTTGAAGAAGTTATCTGCCCGGAATTTGATGGTTTCTCTTTAAAGCCGCATCCGGAGTCCTATGAATATCTTCACCGGCGATATCATATTGATTTGGCCATTGGCGACCAGGATACAGATTTAATGCCTGCCAGACAGATCGGCATCAGCACCTGTGCCTTCCGCAGCAATAATCCATATGCAGACTTCTCGATTGATTGTTATTCAAAATTTGAGGTTGCGATAAAGTGA
- a CDS encoding vitamin B12 dependent-methionine synthase activation domain-containing protein: MGISNVSFGLPPVGREILNSVFLYHCTQAGLDYAIVNTEKLERFASISKEEVLMAEKLLFETTDESLAIFTDFYRDKKKESKSVLPDMTLEERLAYYILEGTKEGLLPDLELALQAYPAPLDIINGPLMNGMKEVGRLFNDNQLIVAEVLQSAEVMKASVAYLEPHMEKGEAQSSSKGKIILATVKGDVHDIGKNLVDIILSNNGYEVIDLGIKVSPAELIENIRRENPDMVGLSGLLVKSAQQMVITAHDMKQAGIDIPILVGGAALSRKFTDTKISKEYDGLVLYAKDAMNGLSLANQLQEPEEAEKLRIQQDQKQAAALNAVPYDRGSVAVAVKPKPTVSTQVPVFVPKDLKRHLLKAYSLSHIEPYINKQMLIGHHLGLKGNLQKLLAEKDEKAIKINALVDELIAEANEKSWIEPKAVYQFFPAQSDGDKVIIYAKDEKTVIETFEFPRQETEPFLCLADFLKSKESDQMDYVSFFTVTAGKGIRGIADSLKAEGRFLESHALQSLALETAEGLAELIHRQIRDRWGFPDPVEMTMKDRFAAKYQGQRFSYGYPACPDLEDQKKLFKLIQPEDIGVHLTEECMMEPEASVSAMVFAHPEARYFNVLR; this comes from the coding sequence TTGGGAATCAGTAACGTTTCCTTCGGCCTTCCTCCTGTCGGCAGGGAAATTTTAAATTCTGTATTTCTTTATCACTGCACCCAGGCAGGCCTGGATTATGCGATAGTGAACACAGAAAAACTCGAAAGATTTGCTTCCATATCTAAGGAAGAGGTTTTAATGGCTGAAAAGCTGCTATTTGAAACTACTGATGAATCACTTGCCATTTTCACTGATTTTTACCGGGATAAGAAGAAAGAAAGCAAAAGTGTTCTTCCGGATATGACACTTGAAGAACGCCTCGCCTATTATATACTCGAAGGAACAAAAGAAGGGCTGCTGCCGGATCTCGAACTTGCTCTCCAGGCATACCCTGCTCCGCTTGATATCATTAATGGGCCTTTAATGAACGGAATGAAGGAAGTAGGGAGATTGTTCAATGATAATCAGCTGATTGTCGCAGAGGTTCTGCAGAGCGCCGAGGTTATGAAAGCATCTGTCGCTTATCTTGAACCGCATATGGAAAAAGGTGAAGCCCAATCTTCATCCAAGGGGAAAATCATCCTGGCAACCGTTAAAGGCGATGTTCATGATATAGGGAAAAATCTTGTGGATATTATTTTAAGCAATAATGGATATGAAGTGATAGATTTGGGAATCAAAGTCTCCCCTGCTGAACTGATTGAAAACATCAGGCGTGAGAATCCGGATATGGTTGGCCTTTCAGGGCTGCTTGTTAAATCTGCACAGCAGATGGTCATAACGGCACACGACATGAAACAGGCTGGAATTGATATTCCTATTTTAGTTGGCGGCGCCGCCCTTTCAAGGAAATTTACGGATACTAAAATTTCCAAGGAATATGACGGTCTCGTGCTGTATGCCAAGGATGCTATGAACGGTCTCTCTTTAGCCAATCAGCTTCAGGAGCCTGAAGAAGCTGAGAAACTGCGAATCCAGCAGGATCAAAAACAGGCAGCAGCGCTAAATGCTGTTCCTTATGACCGCGGATCAGTGGCGGTTGCAGTAAAGCCTAAACCAACAGTAAGCACACAAGTACCTGTATTTGTTCCAAAAGATTTAAAACGGCATTTGCTGAAAGCCTATTCCCTCTCGCATATTGAGCCGTATATTAACAAGCAGATGCTGATTGGCCATCACCTTGGCTTAAAAGGAAACCTGCAAAAGCTGCTTGCGGAAAAAGATGAAAAAGCCATTAAAATTAACGCATTGGTTGATGAACTGATTGCTGAAGCAAATGAGAAAAGCTGGATTGAGCCTAAAGCAGTTTATCAATTCTTCCCTGCCCAGTCAGATGGAGATAAGGTGATTATTTATGCTAAGGATGAAAAAACGGTCATTGAGACATTCGAATTTCCACGCCAGGAAACAGAGCCATTCTTATGTCTGGCAGATTTCCTTAAATCAAAAGAAAGCGATCAAATGGATTATGTTTCCTTCTTCACTGTGACAGCAGGGAAAGGAATACGCGGTATAGCAGACAGTTTAAAAGCGGAAGGCAGATTTCTGGAAAGCCATGCCCTGCAGTCGCTGGCTTTGGAGACGGCTGAAGGCCTTGCTGAGCTGATCCATCGCCAGATCCGCGATCGCTGGGGGTTCCCGGATCCGGTTGAAATGACGATGAAGGACCGTTTTGCGGCGAAATACCAGGGGCAGCGCTTTTCATATGGCTATCCAGCGTGCCCTGATCTGGAGGACCAGAAAAAGCTGTTTAAGCTTATACAGCCTGAGGATATTGGTGTTCACCTTACTGAAGAATGCATGATGGAACCTGAGGCTTCTGTATCTGCAATGGTGTTTGCCCATCCTGAAGCCAGATACTTTAATGTATTGAGATAA
- a CDS encoding homocysteine S-methyltransferase family protein, whose amino-acid sequence MHKPSLQEQLKKKILIMDGAMGTMLQRANLTADDFGGEEYEGCNENLNITAPSVIEHIHLEYLKAGADIIETNTFGATSIVLADYDLEEKAYELNKIAVEIAREAADRMSTPEWPRYVAGAMGPTTKTLSVTGGSTFENMIEAYEEQARGLIDGGADLLLLETSQDMLNVKAGFIGIEKASKKTGIKLPLIVSGTIEPMGTTLAGQSIEAFYISLEHMKPLAVGLNCATGPEFMQDHIRSLSGLASTAVSCYPNAGLPDEEGQYHETPESLARKLEGFAKEGWLNIVGGCCGTTPEHIQAIAESVKDYKPRNYEGNSLHKVSGIEPLIYDDPTLRPIMVGERTNVIGSRKFKRLIAEGKFEEAAEIGRAQVKGGAHVIDICLADPDREEMQDVENFIKELVKKIKVPLVIDSTDEKVIEKALTYSQGKAIINSINLEDGEERFEAIAPLVHRYGAAVVVGTIDEEGMGVSAERKLEIAKRSHDLLVNKYNIPPQDLIFDPSSSLSGQGMSNTSGLQRQR is encoded by the coding sequence ATGCATAAACCATCACTGCAGGAGCAGTTAAAAAAGAAGATCCTGATCATGGACGGAGCAATGGGCACCATGCTTCAAAGAGCCAATCTTACAGCAGATGATTTTGGCGGAGAAGAATATGAAGGCTGCAACGAGAATTTAAATATTACAGCTCCATCGGTTATTGAACATATTCACCTTGAATATTTAAAAGCCGGCGCAGACATTATTGAAACCAACACCTTTGGCGCAACCAGCATTGTTCTCGCAGATTACGATCTGGAAGAAAAAGCTTATGAATTGAATAAAATTGCTGTTGAAATTGCCAGAGAAGCTGCAGACCGCATGTCTACTCCTGAATGGCCGAGATATGTGGCAGGCGCTATGGGACCAACGACGAAGACACTGAGTGTTACCGGCGGTTCTACATTTGAAAACATGATAGAAGCTTATGAAGAGCAGGCCAGAGGGTTAATAGACGGCGGTGCCGATCTTCTTCTCCTCGAAACCAGTCAGGATATGCTGAATGTGAAGGCTGGATTTATCGGCATTGAAAAGGCATCAAAAAAGACGGGAATAAAACTGCCGCTCATTGTTTCCGGGACAATTGAACCGATGGGCACAACCCTTGCAGGCCAATCGATTGAAGCCTTTTATATTTCGCTTGAACATATGAAGCCTCTGGCAGTTGGACTCAACTGTGCGACTGGTCCCGAATTCATGCAGGACCATATCCGTTCTCTATCAGGATTGGCTTCCACTGCAGTCAGCTGCTATCCCAATGCAGGATTGCCTGATGAAGAAGGACAGTATCATGAAACTCCCGAATCACTGGCGAGGAAGCTTGAGGGATTTGCCAAGGAAGGCTGGCTGAATATTGTAGGCGGCTGCTGCGGAACCACACCTGAACATATCCAGGCAATTGCTGAGTCGGTTAAAGATTATAAACCAAGGAATTATGAGGGGAACTCCCTGCATAAAGTTTCCGGAATTGAACCTCTGATTTATGATGATCCAACTTTAAGACCCATAATGGTCGGCGAACGAACAAATGTAATTGGCTCCCGCAAGTTTAAAAGACTGATTGCAGAAGGAAAGTTCGAGGAAGCTGCAGAGATAGGCCGTGCCCAGGTAAAAGGCGGTGCCCATGTTATTGATATTTGCCTGGCAGATCCTGACCGTGAAGAAATGCAGGATGTTGAGAATTTTATCAAGGAATTAGTGAAAAAAATCAAAGTTCCGCTAGTGATCGATTCAACAGATGAAAAAGTGATTGAAAAAGCTCTCACCTATTCACAGGGTAAAGCCATAATAAATTCGATTAATCTGGAAGATGGCGAAGAACGCTTTGAGGCGATTGCCCCTCTTGTTCACCGCTATGGTGCTGCAGTGGTTGTCGGAACGATTGACGAAGAAGGAATGGGTGTTTCGGCTGAACGTAAACTTGAGATTGCAAAGCGTTCTCATGATTTGCTTGTAAATAAATATAATATCCCGCCTCAGGATCTTATTTTTGACCCCTCGTCTTCCCTGTCGGGACAGGGGATGAGCAATACATCGGGTCTGCAAAGGCAACGGTAG
- a CDS encoding bifunctional homocysteine S-methyltransferase/methylenetetrahydrofolate reductase, with protein MSFLDKLKNEIIIADGAMGTLLYSYGTDSCFEELNLSQSEQIQHIHEAYIGAGAELIQTNTYAANYLKLQRYGLEDSVKDINSAAARIAKKAAGGRSYVAGTIGGIRGFKPNMITLEEIKRSFREQLYCLLLEDVDGILLETYYDLEELETVLAIVRKETDLPIIAQVSLQEAGVLQNQTPIADALTKLDGMGADVVGINCRLGPHHMLKTFESVPLPKNAYLSAYPNASIPAYTDGKFHYEGDAEYFRQSAIEFRNQGIRLLGGCCGTTPDHIKAFADVLKGLPPIEEKEIKAVNKIIVSEKPEPLRELPPLQDIVRERPSVIVELDPPRKLDTALFFEGAKALKDAGIDSITLADNSLASPRVCNSALGYLVKQQTGLRPLVHVTCRDRNIIGLQSHLMGLHALGLNDILAVTGDPARVGDFPGASSVYDVSSFELISMIKQLNEGLSFSGKDLGHKAAFSVAGAFNPNVRSLEKAVGRLEKKLEHGADYFISQPVFSEEKLLEVHEAVKDLKAPVYIGLMPLTGSRNAEFLHNEVPGIKISDSIRSRMASLKDDPARAGAEGIAIAKSLIDAAAELFNGIYLITPFMRYEMTVELSNYARETTERLSRRKQHA; from the coding sequence TTGAGTTTCCTGGATAAATTGAAGAATGAAATCATTATAGCAGATGGCGCGATGGGAACTCTTCTTTATTCCTATGGCACCGACAGCTGTTTTGAGGAATTAAATCTATCGCAATCTGAGCAGATCCAACACATCCATGAAGCGTACATAGGCGCAGGGGCTGAGTTGATTCAAACCAATACGTATGCGGCGAATTATCTGAAGCTGCAGCGGTATGGGCTTGAAGACTCTGTGAAAGATATTAACAGTGCTGCAGCCCGGATTGCCAAAAAAGCTGCCGGGGGACGTTCATATGTTGCCGGTACAATCGGCGGGATCAGAGGGTTCAAACCGAACATGATTACACTGGAGGAAATAAAAAGAAGTTTCCGTGAGCAGCTTTATTGTCTGCTGCTTGAGGATGTAGATGGTATTTTGCTTGAAACTTACTATGATCTTGAAGAACTTGAAACGGTTCTCGCTATAGTCAGAAAAGAAACCGATTTGCCGATTATCGCACAGGTTTCACTTCAGGAAGCTGGAGTTCTTCAGAACCAGACTCCTATAGCAGATGCATTAACAAAGCTTGACGGAATGGGCGCTGATGTTGTCGGAATCAATTGCAGGCTAGGCCCCCATCATATGCTGAAAACGTTCGAAAGTGTGCCTTTGCCAAAGAATGCCTATTTATCTGCCTATCCAAATGCCAGTATTCCAGCCTATACGGACGGGAAATTTCACTATGAAGGTGACGCGGAGTATTTCCGGCAGTCCGCAATAGAATTCCGGAATCAGGGCATCCGCCTGCTTGGAGGGTGCTGCGGAACAACACCTGACCATATCAAGGCGTTTGCTGACGTTTTAAAAGGACTTCCCCCAATCGAGGAAAAAGAGATAAAGGCAGTTAATAAAATAATTGTTTCAGAGAAACCGGAACCATTAAGAGAGCTCCCTCCTCTTCAGGATATTGTCAGAGAAAGGCCATCGGTAATTGTTGAGCTGGATCCTCCAAGGAAGCTTGATACTGCCCTCTTCTTCGAAGGTGCAAAGGCATTGAAGGATGCTGGAATTGATTCTATAACTCTTGCAGATAATTCCCTTGCTTCACCAAGGGTGTGCAACTCTGCACTCGGCTATCTTGTCAAGCAGCAGACCGGATTACGCCCTCTTGTTCATGTAACCTGCAGGGATCGGAATATAATCGGACTTCAATCCCATTTAATGGGTCTTCATGCCCTGGGGTTAAATGATATTCTTGCTGTAACAGGAGACCCTGCCCGTGTCGGTGATTTTCCAGGCGCCTCTTCTGTGTATGATGTTTCTTCATTTGAATTGATCAGTATGATCAAGCAGTTAAATGAAGGATTGTCGTTTTCAGGCAAAGACCTTGGCCATAAAGCTGCCTTTTCAGTGGCGGGTGCTTTTAACCCCAATGTACGTTCATTGGAAAAAGCGGTTGGGCGGCTCGAAAAGAAACTGGAGCATGGTGCGGATTATTTTATCTCGCAGCCTGTTTTCTCTGAAGAAAAACTGCTTGAGGTTCATGAGGCTGTGAAAGATTTAAAAGCACCTGTCTATATAGGCTTAATGCCTCTTACCGGCAGCCGGAATGCAGAATTTCTTCATAATGAAGTTCCGGGAATCAAAATTTCCGACAGTATTAGAAGCAGGATGGCTTCATTAAAGGATGATCCAGCACGAGCTGGCGCTGAAGGCATTGCCATTGCCAAGTCGCTGATCGATGCTGCGGCAGAGCTGTTTAATGGCATTTACCTTATCACTCCATTTATGCGCTATGAAATGACTGTCGAGCTATCAAACTATGCCCGTGAGACAACCGAACGGCTTTCAAGGAGGAAACAGCATGCATAA